The genomic DNA AAGGAACGAGTATGTATCAGCCTCCGGTACTTATTAACAGAGAAGCCTGTACAGCCTGTGGAATATGCGGTAAAGTCTGTATGTTTTCCATTATAATAAGCGATGAATCCGGATCTCCGGGTCTGAATCCGCATGCTCCTCCCTGCAGCCGGTGCGGTCATTGTATTGTATTCTGTCCTTCATCTGCAATACAATTGTCCGGTTTTGGAGAAAGACAAATTGTACCCGTGCTGTCTGAAAAGCCGGTTACTCCAGACCAGATCAAAACCCTTGTTACCTCCCGCAGGTCAACCAGACAGTACCTGAAAAAAGTCATTCCCCGAGAGGTTTTTGAAAATCTGTTTGATATCGTCAGGTATGCTCCATCAGCAATGAACCTTCAGACCGTCCACTGGCAGGTCATCTATGATACCAGCATTGTGGGGTCTGTTGGATCAGCAATCATCTCATGGATGAACCGGATGATAGA from Methanospirillum hungatei JF-1 includes the following:
- a CDS encoding nitroreductase family protein, coding for MYQPPVLINREACTACGICGKVCMFSIIISDESGSPGLNPHAPPCSRCGHCIVFCPSSAIQLSGFGERQIVPVLSEKPVTPDQIKTLVTSRRSTRQYLKKVIPREVFENLFDIVRYAPSAMNLQTVHWQVIYDTSIVGSVGSAIISWMNRMIEEQRLHEFAIGSSFPYITREWEKGRDLITHGAPHLLMTYSGASDPTAPTDAIIATSYLELTSMAYGLGTCWAGIIKRAAEWSPEVRSVMDLPEGTIPQTVLLIGYPALRHYAIPPREPARIRWNG